From one Ursus arctos isolate Adak ecotype North America unplaced genomic scaffold, UrsArc2.0 scaffold_26, whole genome shotgun sequence genomic stretch:
- the FGF6 gene encoding fibroblast growth factor 6 isoform X1 yields MALGQRLFITMSPGAGRLQGTLQALVFLGVLVGMVVPSPAGTRANSTLLDSRGWGTLLSRSRAGLAGEIAGVNWESGYLVGIKRQRRLYCNVGIGFHLQVPPDGRISGTHEENPYSLLEISTVERGVVSLFGVKSALFVAMNSKGRLYATPSFQEECKFRETLLPNNYNAYESDLYRGTYIALSKYGRVKRGSKVSPIMTVTHFLPRI; encoded by the exons ATGGCCCTGGGACAGAGGCTGTTCATCACTATGTCCCCGGGAGCAGGACGTCTTCAGGGCACGCTGCAGGCTCTCGTCTTCCTAGGCGTCCTAGTGGGCATGGTGGTGCCCTCGCCTGCAGGCACCCGGGCCAACAGCACGCTGCTGGactccaggggctggggcacccTGCTATCAAGGTCTCGAGCCGGACTAGCTGGAGAGATTGCTGGGGTGAATTGGGAGAGTGGCTATTTGGTGGGGATCAAGCGGCAGAGGAGGCTCTACTGCAACGTGGGCATCGGCTTTCACCTCCAGGTGCCCCCCGACGGCCGGATCAGCGGGACCCACGAGGAGAACCCCTACA GCCTGCTGGAGATTTCCACAGTGGAGCGGGGTGTGGTGAGTCTCTTTGGAGTGAAAAGTGCCCTCTTCGTTGCCATGAACAGTAAAGGGAGATTATATGCAACG CCCAGCTTCCAAGAGGAATGCAAGTTCAGAGAAACCCTCCTGCCCAACAATTACAATGCCTATGAGTCAGACCTGTACCGAGGGACCTACATCGCACTGAGCAAATACGGACGGGTAAAGCGAGGCAGCAAGGTGTCCCCAATCATGACTGTCACTCACTTCCTTCCCAGGATATAA